A region from the Thauera humireducens genome encodes:
- a CDS encoding acyltransferase: MDKIPVVSSAPSAVSIGRQVWADFARVVAVYGVVLIHSCGAAFYQYSKIPLSSWLQAVVLDSVVRSAVPLFVMLSGALIFGTAAKGGTIVETIHQIPRRLMRVFVPLVIWSGLYLLYLAQSGLEVDIKSILIKPAMYHLWFGYMILGIYFLLPILRPIYTSMQGSVSFASYFFVVWIVLTSVSVYWPISFLSLLQQNSLFGYGGYFILGALLATVQIPFSSIVWAVVWGASVLLTACITWLKSESAGLPVETAFDYFSPNVVVASVAAFVLLSRIRIANHLTDFIKALSDLSFIVYFVHVLVLEYVRFNPILIQETEKWPVGLLIIAISLITFLLSMLIASTIRLAPGSRHVFG; this comes from the coding sequence ATGGATAAGATTCCCGTCGTTTCATCTGCCCCGAGTGCTGTTTCGATTGGGCGACAGGTATGGGCTGACTTCGCCAGGGTTGTCGCCGTTTATGGTGTGGTGCTTATCCACTCTTGCGGTGCTGCGTTTTATCAGTACAGCAAAATCCCACTATCAAGTTGGTTGCAGGCGGTCGTACTCGACTCTGTAGTGCGGAGCGCGGTGCCGCTTTTCGTGATGCTTTCCGGGGCCTTGATTTTCGGCACTGCTGCCAAAGGAGGCACAATTGTTGAAACCATTCATCAAATCCCTCGGCGTCTGATGCGAGTTTTTGTCCCACTAGTTATATGGAGTGGATTGTATCTTTTGTACCTCGCTCAATCTGGGCTTGAGGTTGATATAAAGAGCATTTTGATAAAGCCTGCGATGTACCACCTATGGTTTGGGTACATGATTCTAGGGATTTATTTTTTGTTACCCATTCTTCGCCCGATTTACACATCGATGCAGGGCTCCGTAAGCTTTGCTTCGTATTTCTTTGTCGTTTGGATTGTTTTGACTTCGGTGTCAGTTTACTGGCCGATTTCTTTCCTGTCCCTTCTACAACAAAATAGCCTGTTTGGCTACGGTGGGTATTTCATTCTTGGGGCTCTGCTCGCCACGGTTCAAATACCCTTCTCATCGATTGTGTGGGCAGTAGTTTGGGGGGCTAGTGTCCTGCTGACAGCTTGTATAACTTGGCTCAAATCAGAATCTGCCGGATTGCCAGTAGAAACGGCTTTTGACTATTTTAGTCCAAATGTTGTAGTAGCTTCGGTGGCAGCTTTTGTTTTGTTAAGTCGGATCCGCATTGCCAATCACCTGACCGATTTTATTAAAGCCCTTAGTGACCTGAGCTTCATCGTCTATTTCGTCCATGTATTGGTTTTGGAATATGTCCGCTTTAATCCAATTTTAATACAAGAAACAGAAAAATGGCCCGTAGGGTTGCTCATCATAGCGATTTCGTTAATCACCTTCTTACTTAGTATGCTTATTGCGTCCACTATTCGATTAGCTCCTGGGAGCCGACATGTATTCGGATGA
- a CDS encoding glycosyltransferase codes for MKKKILFVAMQMSQHTVRWINQISDAGWDVHLFPVNYLPVHGELRNVTIHQPWYVVRPRVLLQRLLRSPKTLFHNVESELHPNRCPSKAIYPLPVLARWLPYLNGFKRVRLGESDASAPLLYGPKVLARLIRKLKPDLVHSLEFQHCGYNVLKAKELYGSGFPKWLATNWGSDIYYYRQFEDHQSQISRLLKSVDYYSCECERDVQLALKLGLTAPVMSVMPNTGGFDLSKLEGVRAIHPPSKRRILMVKGYQHFAGRALTALDALERCAQELKSYLVVVFSASPEIYARVDELRDYVGINIRILPHTSHDAMLRMFSRARIYLGVSVSDAISTSMLEAMAMGAFPIQTDTSCCTEWIECGKSGFQIPADNPEVIAERIKMALANDDLVEVAAELNWKTTQERLDRRLLSKKAEGFYRAIFSAE; via the coding sequence ATGAAAAAGAAGATTCTGTTTGTTGCGATGCAAATGAGCCAGCACACCGTTCGCTGGATCAATCAGATTTCTGATGCAGGGTGGGATGTTCATCTTTTCCCGGTGAACTATCTCCCGGTGCATGGAGAACTTCGCAACGTTACAATCCATCAGCCGTGGTACGTTGTTAGACCGCGCGTTTTGTTGCAGCGGCTTTTGAGAAGCCCAAAGACGCTATTCCATAATGTCGAGAGCGAGTTACATCCGAACCGTTGTCCGTCCAAGGCAATCTATCCGTTACCAGTTCTTGCGCGATGGCTGCCCTATCTGAATGGATTTAAGCGGGTACGCTTGGGAGAGTCGGACGCTAGCGCACCGTTGCTCTACGGACCCAAAGTGCTGGCTAGGCTAATCCGCAAGCTCAAGCCAGACTTGGTTCACTCTCTGGAGTTTCAACACTGTGGCTACAATGTGCTGAAGGCGAAGGAACTCTATGGCTCGGGCTTTCCGAAATGGTTGGCGACGAACTGGGGTAGCGACATCTATTACTATCGCCAGTTTGAGGATCATCAGAGTCAGATCTCCCGCCTGCTTAAGTCTGTGGACTACTATTCTTGTGAGTGCGAACGGGACGTCCAACTGGCCTTAAAGCTTGGCCTGACCGCACCAGTAATGTCGGTAATGCCAAACACGGGTGGATTTGATCTGAGTAAACTTGAGGGTGTTCGAGCGATTCACCCACCCTCGAAGCGTAGAATCCTCATGGTCAAAGGTTATCAGCATTTCGCTGGCCGGGCGCTGACTGCGCTTGATGCTCTTGAGCGTTGCGCTCAAGAATTGAAGAGCTATCTCGTGGTCGTCTTTTCTGCGTCTCCGGAGATATATGCCCGGGTCGATGAGCTACGTGACTACGTGGGCATCAACATCCGGATCCTGCCTCATACTAGTCACGACGCAATGCTGCGCATGTTCAGTCGCGCCAGGATTTATCTGGGTGTAAGCGTTTCAGATGCCATCAGTACATCAATGCTTGAGGCTATGGCGATGGGAGCGTTCCCGATACAAACTGATACCTCTTGCTGTACCGAATGGATTGAATGTGGGAAAAGCGGCTTTCAGATTCCAGCGGACAATCCAGAAGTGATCGCAGAGCGTATTAAAATGGCATTGGCTAACGATGATTTGGTTGAGGTTGCGGCCGAGTTGAATTGGAAAACAACGCAGGAGCGTCTAGACCGCCGTCTGCTCAGCAAAAAAGCTGAGGGATTTTATCGCGCTATTTTTTCTGCTGAGTGA
- a CDS encoding glycosyltransferase yields MAALLKNWLRRDVPISVIPFAPTDPVKSPTGKIFNGWRFDFVYVSSGEAHKNHMNLVEAWRLLAASGCRPSLALTLDTQAYPELCTHISRVADEYALTVTNLGLLSKEAVNSLYQSVGAMIYPSTTESFGLPLIEAAKWGLPILAPELDYVRDVVNPTETFDPNSPVSIARAVSRFLGVAEKPIEIRTAAAFLEEVLR; encoded by the coding sequence ATGGCTGCCTTATTGAAGAATTGGCTGCGGCGAGATGTGCCTATTTCGGTTATCCCTTTTGCTCCGACAGATCCAGTCAAGTCGCCTACTGGTAAAATCTTTAACGGCTGGAGGTTCGATTTCGTATATGTATCCTCTGGCGAAGCTCACAAGAATCATATGAACCTAGTCGAAGCGTGGCGGCTTCTGGCTGCGTCGGGTTGCAGGCCATCGTTAGCGTTGACCCTGGATACTCAAGCCTATCCCGAGTTGTGCACTCATATTTCACGCGTTGCTGATGAGTACGCTTTGACGGTTACTAACCTAGGTTTGTTGTCTAAAGAAGCGGTCAATAGTTTGTATCAGTCGGTTGGAGCAATGATCTATCCTTCTACCACCGAATCGTTTGGACTCCCGTTAATCGAGGCTGCCAAGTGGGGCTTGCCGATCCTGGCACCTGAGCTCGACTACGTGCGTGATGTGGTTAACCCCACCGAAACCTTTGATCCTAACTCTCCTGTGTCGATCGCAAGAGCGGTCAGCCGTTTTCTTGGTGTTGCCGAAAAACCGATCGAGATCAGGACAGCCGCTGCGTTTCTGGAAGAAGTTTTGCGATGA
- a CDS encoding glycosyltransferase family 4 protein: MNVLLWSQYFWPESFRINELATALQQHDVQVTVLTGKPNYPEGEIFQGYSALGVQRELYAGIEVVRMPLLPRGNGSPVRMAMNYLSFIFSSTILAPIALRKLHFDVVFVYAPSPILQALPAILLAWLKGAPLVVWVQDLWPESLKVTGYVKNRLALRVVETLVRYIYRRADSILIQSEAFRDSVTRLTRAPEKVRYYPNTAQPFQDENAEMVESQLVSRVRMCFSLVFAGNLGAAQSLETILLAAEYLKDQPDIRFFIIGTGSRGAWLTQEVVRRKLANVVLTGRMPYAEMPAVFAAASALLVTLADSPALALTIPSKLQAYLAAGRPVIASLNGEGANIVKESEAGFTCPAGDAEALAAAVLKLYGLAPSERNRMGSNGRRYFDKHFDPSKRLRELIELFQSLSREKKEKVQ; the protein is encoded by the coding sequence ATGAACGTTTTGCTTTGGAGCCAATACTTCTGGCCTGAAAGTTTCCGCATTAACGAGTTAGCCACTGCGCTCCAGCAGCATGATGTTCAGGTAACAGTCTTGACAGGCAAACCGAATTATCCGGAGGGCGAGATATTTCAGGGATACAGCGCTCTCGGAGTCCAGCGCGAATTATATGCTGGTATTGAGGTGGTTCGGATGCCGCTGCTGCCCCGGGGTAATGGTTCGCCGGTGCGTATGGCGATGAATTATCTTTCTTTTATTTTTTCAAGCACAATCCTTGCTCCGATTGCGCTCAGAAAGCTGCATTTCGACGTCGTATTTGTATATGCTCCGTCCCCCATTCTTCAGGCGCTACCGGCGATCTTGCTTGCGTGGTTAAAGGGGGCACCACTGGTTGTGTGGGTGCAGGATCTTTGGCCTGAAAGCCTCAAGGTGACAGGTTATGTGAAAAACCGCTTGGCGCTAAGGGTCGTGGAGACCTTGGTGCGTTATATCTATCGTCGCGCAGACTCCATCCTGATTCAGTCGGAGGCCTTTCGTGACTCAGTTACGCGTTTGACAAGAGCCCCCGAAAAAGTACGATACTACCCGAATACTGCCCAGCCATTCCAAGATGAGAATGCGGAAATGGTTGAGTCTCAACTTGTTTCCCGAGTCCGCATGTGCTTTTCTTTGGTGTTCGCCGGGAACCTTGGCGCCGCACAGTCGCTGGAAACAATCTTACTCGCTGCTGAATACCTGAAAGACCAACCAGATATTCGATTTTTCATCATCGGAACTGGAAGCCGAGGGGCGTGGCTCACGCAGGAGGTCGTTCGCCGAAAGTTAGCTAATGTGGTGCTGACCGGACGCATGCCCTACGCGGAAATGCCGGCAGTTTTTGCCGCAGCTTCGGCCTTGCTCGTGACCTTAGCGGACTCTCCCGCCCTTGCGCTTACCATTCCAAGCAAGCTGCAAGCCTATTTAGCAGCTGGAAGACCTGTGATAGCTAGTCTTAATGGTGAAGGCGCAAATATTGTAAAGGAGTCTGAAGCTGGATTCACTTGCCCGGCTGGGGACGCAGAAGCGTTGGCGGCTGCAGTGCTGAAGCTCTATGGTTTGGCACCGAGCGAACGAAATCGCATGGGCAGCAATGGTCGCCGCTATTTCGACAAACATTTTGATCCATCAAAGCGATTGAGAGAGCTCATTGAGCTATTTCAGAGCCTTTCAAGAGAGAAGAAGGAAAAGGTGCAATGA
- a CDS encoding dTDP-4-dehydrorhamnose reductase family protein, giving the protein MRVLVLGASGMLGNAMLRSLSEYGEIQAFGTARSSSIQRHFAREISSKIIAGVDVENQDALTHAFAKVKPQVVINCIGVIKQLAAADDPLQALPINAMLPHRLARLCELSGARLVHVSTDCVFAGTKGDYRESDPADAVDLYGRSKHLGEVAYPHTVTLRTSIIGNELSSAHALLGWFLAQEGRVKGYTKAIFSGLPTVELARVVRDVVLPRPELSGLYHVASAPIAKYDLLKLIADVYGRKIEIIPDDSLVINRSLNSERFKDATGYVAPTWPELVKRMFEFK; this is encoded by the coding sequence ATGAGAGTATTGGTTTTGGGTGCATCAGGTATGCTCGGCAACGCAATGTTGCGATCACTTTCAGAGTACGGAGAAATTCAGGCCTTTGGAACTGCGCGCTCTTCTTCTATTCAGCGCCATTTCGCCCGAGAGATTTCTAGTAAAATCATCGCTGGCGTGGATGTTGAAAACCAGGATGCTTTGACACATGCGTTCGCCAAGGTGAAGCCTCAGGTGGTGATCAACTGCATTGGCGTCATTAAGCAATTGGCGGCTGCAGATGATCCGCTTCAGGCACTGCCGATCAACGCCATGCTGCCCCATCGTTTGGCACGACTTTGTGAGCTGAGCGGCGCGCGCTTGGTGCACGTCAGCACGGACTGCGTATTCGCGGGTACCAAAGGTGACTATCGAGAATCAGATCCTGCTGATGCCGTCGACCTTTACGGAAGGTCCAAACATCTAGGCGAGGTAGCCTATCCACACACCGTTACGCTGCGCACATCAATCATTGGAAATGAATTATCTAGCGCGCATGCGTTGCTTGGTTGGTTTTTGGCCCAGGAGGGTCGGGTCAAGGGGTACACCAAGGCTATTTTCTCCGGATTGCCGACTGTTGAACTGGCGCGGGTTGTACGCGATGTGGTGCTGCCGAGGCCTGAGCTTTCTGGCCTCTACCATGTGGCCTCAGCACCTATTGCTAAGTATGACCTGCTCAAACTGATCGCAGATGTCTATGGCAGAAAGATTGAAATCATTCCGGATGATTCGCTGGTAATTAATCGATCGCTGAATTCGGAGCGCTTCAAAGATGCGACAGGTTATGTCGCGCCAACATGGCCAGAGTTGGTGAAGCGCATGTTTGAGTTCAAGTAG
- a CDS encoding polysaccharide biosynthesis protein, translating to MFDDSVLMITGGTGSFGNAVLNRFLHTGVREIRIFSRDEKKQEDMRIALNNDKLKFYIGDVRNECSIAQAMKGVDYVFHAAALKQVPSCEFYPMEAVRTNVIGTENVLNAAAANGVQRVVVLSTDKAVYPINAMGISKAMAEKVTVARSRMQRKGETVFCATRYGNVMASRGSVIPLFVSQIKAGKPLTVTDPNMTRFLMSLEDSVDLVLYAYANAEQGDIFVQKAPASTVGDLAQALQELFDRHVGVRVIGTRHGEKLYESLISREEMAHARDLGGYYRIPADNRDLNYAKYFSEGEEEISRLDDYTSHSTTRLNVSQVKELLLKLDYIKDELNA from the coding sequence ATGTTCGATGATAGTGTCTTGATGATTACGGGTGGAACAGGATCCTTCGGGAATGCGGTTCTCAACCGCTTCCTGCATACGGGTGTTCGTGAGATCCGAATCTTCAGTCGAGATGAGAAGAAGCAAGAGGATATGCGCATCGCGCTTAATAATGACAAGCTTAAGTTCTATATCGGCGATGTGCGTAATGAATGCAGTATTGCGCAGGCCATGAAGGGGGTTGACTACGTGTTCCACGCGGCCGCACTTAAGCAAGTGCCGTCCTGCGAGTTCTATCCCATGGAAGCGGTTCGGACCAATGTTATTGGTACAGAAAATGTCTTGAATGCGGCGGCCGCTAACGGTGTGCAACGCGTGGTGGTGCTTAGCACCGACAAGGCGGTCTATCCAATCAACGCCATGGGCATTTCCAAAGCAATGGCGGAGAAAGTTACGGTGGCCCGATCGCGCATGCAGCGCAAGGGTGAAACGGTATTCTGCGCTACCCGCTACGGGAACGTGATGGCCTCTAGGGGATCCGTGATTCCGCTGTTCGTTTCACAAATCAAAGCCGGCAAGCCTCTGACGGTAACCGATCCGAACATGACTCGATTCCTGATGTCACTCGAAGATTCGGTGGACCTTGTTCTCTATGCGTACGCTAACGCAGAGCAAGGCGATATCTTCGTTCAGAAAGCACCTGCATCAACGGTGGGAGATCTTGCCCAAGCGTTACAGGAGTTGTTTGATCGTCATGTTGGTGTCCGTGTGATCGGCACGCGCCATGGCGAAAAGCTTTACGAATCGCTGATTTCGCGCGAAGAAATGGCTCACGCTCGCGATCTAGGCGGCTATTACCGAATTCCGGCAGACAATCGAGATCTGAATTACGCGAAGTACTTCAGCGAAGGTGAAGAAGAAATCTCTCGTCTGGACGATTACACTTCTCATAGTACTACACGGTTGAACGTATCTCAGGTCAAGGAACTGCTGCTAAAATTAGACTACATCAAGGATGAGTTGAATGCTTAA
- the wecB gene encoding non-hydrolyzing UDP-N-acetylglucosamine 2-epimerase yields MLKVMTIVGTRPELIKMSRVIAEFDRHTQHVLVHTGQNYDYELNQVFFDDLEIRKPDHFLEAVGDSAAQTIARVIEKADEVLATEQPDAVMLYGDTNSCLAVVAAKRRKVPVFHMEAGNRCFDQRVPEELNRKVLDHLSDINLVLTEHARRYLIAEGIRSETIIKTGSHMREVLDHYMPKIQASDVLQRMQLLRGRYFIVSAHREENVDSEENLRDLLQTLNALAEAYDVPVIVSTHPRTRKRLDALSGVEPDSRIQFMKPFSFCDYIRLQMEGLCVISDSGTITEEASLLNLPAITIRNAHERPEGMDAGTLIMAGLKKDRVLDAVRITVAQHTHEKASVRPVQDYENPSVSKQVLRIVESYTDYVNRTVWHTAS; encoded by the coding sequence ATGCTTAAGGTCATGACTATTGTCGGCACTAGGCCGGAGCTCATCAAGATGAGTAGGGTGATTGCTGAATTCGATCGCCACACTCAGCATGTGCTGGTGCACACGGGGCAAAACTACGACTATGAACTGAATCAGGTTTTTTTCGATGATCTTGAGATCCGCAAGCCTGACCACTTTCTGGAGGCCGTGGGCGATAGTGCGGCACAAACCATTGCAAGGGTGATTGAGAAAGCCGATGAGGTTTTGGCCACAGAGCAGCCGGACGCCGTGATGCTGTACGGCGACACCAACTCCTGCTTGGCAGTTGTTGCGGCAAAACGGCGGAAGGTGCCGGTATTTCACATGGAGGCGGGCAACCGCTGCTTTGACCAGCGCGTGCCCGAAGAGCTCAATCGCAAGGTGTTGGACCACCTGAGCGACATCAACTTGGTGCTGACCGAGCACGCCAGACGCTACCTCATTGCGGAGGGGATCCGGTCTGAAACCATCATCAAGACCGGATCGCACATGCGTGAGGTGCTGGATCACTACATGCCCAAGATCCAGGCCTCTGACGTACTCCAACGCATGCAGCTGTTGCGGGGGCGCTACTTCATTGTCAGCGCACACCGCGAGGAGAATGTGGACTCAGAGGAGAACCTTCGGGACTTGCTGCAAACGCTGAATGCACTGGCCGAGGCTTACGACGTGCCTGTGATCGTTTCGACTCACCCGAGAACCCGCAAGCGGCTGGATGCCCTGTCGGGAGTGGAGCCAGATTCCAGAATTCAGTTCATGAAGCCATTTAGCTTCTGTGACTACATCCGCCTGCAAATGGAAGGTCTCTGCGTCATTTCTGACAGCGGAACGATCACCGAAGAAGCGTCGCTCCTGAATCTGCCCGCCATCACGATTCGCAATGCCCACGAGCGCCCTGAAGGCATGGATGCCGGGACGCTGATCATGGCGGGTCTGAAGAAGGATCGTGTGCTGGATGCGGTTCGGATCACAGTGGCTCAACACACTCATGAGAAAGCCTCCGTTCGCCCGGTGCAGGATTACGAGAACCCTTCAGTCTCCAAGCAGGTGCTTCGTATTGTGGAAAGCTACACCGATTACGTTAACAGAACGGTGTGGCATACGGCTTCATAG
- a CDS encoding UDP-glucose 4-epimerase family protein: MGRDDGWTLVTGANGFVGSALMGRLQAEGLQPLGTCRGTSLNERCVAAPPLEAGGDWSGLLKGVDTVVHTAARVHVMRDTSSNPLDAFRAVNVTGSLNLARQAESAGVKRFVFISSVKVNGEETRHGRPFAAGNDPAPEDAYGISKAEAEAGLRAISAETGMELVIIRPPLVYGPGVKGNFAAMMRAVAHGLPLPFGAVTDSRRSLVGLDNLVDLIVTCIDHPAAANQTFLVSDNEDLSTANLLRRLGAAMGKGARLLNVPPALLSAAAAMIGKRAIAQRLLGNLQVDISHTCRTLGWKPPISVDEGLRRTVQGGIR; the protein is encoded by the coding sequence ATGGGGCGAGATGACGGATGGACACTGGTAACAGGCGCAAACGGATTCGTCGGTTCGGCGCTGATGGGGCGGCTGCAGGCGGAAGGTCTGCAGCCCCTTGGCACGTGTCGCGGCACCTCGTTGAATGAGCGTTGCGTTGCTGCGCCACCACTCGAAGCCGGCGGTGATTGGTCTGGTCTGCTGAAGGGTGTTGATACGGTGGTGCATACCGCTGCGCGGGTTCATGTGATGCGGGACACTTCATCGAACCCGTTGGACGCGTTCCGCGCTGTGAATGTGACAGGCAGCCTGAACCTTGCGCGCCAGGCCGAGTCCGCGGGGGTAAAAAGGTTTGTGTTTATCAGCTCCGTGAAGGTCAACGGCGAAGAGACTCGCCACGGACGACCCTTCGCCGCCGGGAACGATCCGGCGCCCGAGGACGCCTACGGCATCTCGAAGGCCGAGGCGGAAGCAGGACTCAGGGCCATCTCGGCGGAAACCGGCATGGAGCTCGTCATCATTCGGCCGCCCCTGGTGTATGGGCCAGGCGTCAAAGGCAATTTCGCTGCGATGATGCGTGCGGTGGCGCACGGACTGCCCTTGCCTTTCGGCGCAGTGACCGACAGCCGCCGTAGCCTGGTTGGACTGGATAACCTGGTGGACCTGATTGTGACCTGCATCGATCATCCGGCGGCAGCCAACCAGACTTTTCTGGTGAGCGACAATGAGGACCTGTCGACCGCCAATCTGCTGAGGCGTCTTGGCGCTGCCATGGGCAAGGGGGCACGCTTGCTCAACGTCCCACCGGCCCTTTTGAGTGCCGCTGCTGCAATGATCGGCAAGCGCGCCATCGCCCAGCGCCTGCTCGGCAATCTCCAGGTGGACATCAGCCACACCTGCAGGACGCTGGGCTGGAAGCCGCCCATCTCGGTGGACGAAGGGTTGCGGCGCACTGTGCAAGGTGGAATACGATGA
- a CDS encoding sugar transferase, with protein sequence MIRFFDILFSALGLLLGWPVLAVIALIGLWDTGSPLFCQQRVGRFQQPFMLVKFRTMRPGTASVATHLASASAITPFGRFLRRTKLDELPQLWNVLKGEMSLVGPRPCLFNQHELIEERARRGVFDARPGITGLAQVNEIDMSTPKLLAETDARMLRSLNTAVYFRYILLTVTGKGAGDRVRS encoded by the coding sequence ATGATCCGGTTTTTCGACATACTGTTTTCCGCACTCGGTTTGTTGCTCGGTTGGCCAGTGCTGGCGGTGATTGCGCTGATCGGCCTGTGGGACACCGGCTCGCCGCTGTTCTGTCAGCAGCGAGTCGGACGCTTTCAGCAGCCGTTCATGCTGGTCAAGTTCCGCACGATGCGCCCCGGCACGGCATCGGTGGCCACGCACCTGGCGAGCGCCAGCGCCATCACGCCATTCGGCCGCTTCCTGCGCCGTACGAAGCTCGACGAGTTACCTCAGTTGTGGAACGTGCTGAAAGGCGAGATGAGCCTGGTCGGGCCGCGGCCGTGCCTCTTCAACCAGCACGAGTTGATCGAGGAGCGTGCGCGGCGCGGCGTCTTCGATGCGCGTCCGGGAATTACCGGGCTGGCTCAGGTCAATGAAATCGACATGTCAACACCGAAGTTGCTGGCCGAGACGGATGCGCGCATGCTGCGCTCCCTGAACACGGCGGTCTATTTCCGCTACATCCTCCTGACAGTGACCGGCAAGGGGGCCGGCGACCGGGTTCGTTCTTGA
- a CDS encoding polysaccharide biosynthesis protein produces the protein MITRHARSTLVFLFDLLAAIAAWLGGFLLRFNLEWPVHYESKLLVAGAMLLFIHAIGCRVAGLYRGMWVFASLPDLKRVLKAVALSALALTILIALDRGTPALPRSMIVLYPMLLLMIMGGGRAAWRMWKEHRLYGDLVAAGKPVIVVGAGSGGAMLVRELERSPDWRVVAMVDDNRDKWGLELNGHPVAGGIHTLPAVLKEYRANHVILAMPSAASDALKHATDLAVRAGAHVFTVPGIEDLMNGKVAINAMRPVDIEDLLGRDPVHIDTAHVHHMITGKTVLITGAGGSIGSELCRQLARFAPARLVLVETSEFALYNIEQWFRIHKPETQIVPLAGDVKDAARLEEIFANWKPQLVFHAAAYKHVPLMEVGNAWQAVRNNVLGTLLVAAHAQRHGAERFVLISTDKAVNPTNVMGATKRLAEMACEALHSSGKGGTQMEMVRFGNVLGSTGSVIPKFAEQIARGGPVTVTHPEINRYFMSIPEAAQLVLQAAAMGHGGEIFVLDMGEPVKIVDLARNMIRLSGYTEDEIRIEFTGLRPGEKLYEELLADAEETRETPHPKLRIARSRPVAETFLDELGTWLSQTGPVSDDEVREGLKRWVPEYEPARH, from the coding sequence ATGATCACTCGCCACGCGCGATCGACGCTCGTTTTTCTCTTCGACCTGCTGGCTGCCATCGCTGCGTGGCTCGGAGGTTTCCTGCTGCGCTTCAACTTGGAATGGCCGGTGCATTACGAGAGCAAGCTGCTGGTGGCTGGCGCGATGCTCTTGTTCATACATGCCATCGGATGCAGGGTCGCGGGCCTATACCGCGGCATGTGGGTTTTCGCCAGCCTGCCCGACCTGAAGCGGGTCCTGAAAGCGGTAGCCCTCTCCGCGCTCGCGCTGACCATTCTGATCGCACTCGACCGCGGCACCCCCGCGCTACCGCGGTCGATGATCGTGCTTTACCCGATGCTGTTATTGATGATCATGGGCGGCGGGCGCGCGGCCTGGCGCATGTGGAAGGAGCACCGCCTGTACGGCGATCTGGTTGCGGCAGGCAAGCCGGTGATTGTGGTCGGCGCAGGCAGTGGCGGGGCCATGCTGGTTCGGGAGCTCGAGCGAAGCCCCGATTGGCGCGTCGTGGCGATGGTCGATGACAATCGCGACAAGTGGGGTCTTGAACTGAATGGTCACCCCGTCGCGGGTGGCATCCACACTCTACCGGCCGTGCTCAAGGAGTACCGCGCTAATCACGTCATTCTCGCAATGCCGTCAGCGGCGTCGGACGCCCTGAAGCATGCGACCGATCTCGCGGTACGGGCGGGTGCGCATGTGTTCACCGTGCCGGGGATCGAGGACCTCATGAACGGCAAGGTGGCGATCAACGCCATGCGTCCGGTCGATATTGAGGACTTGCTGGGCCGGGACCCTGTGCACATCGACACCGCACACGTCCACCACATGATTACCGGCAAGACCGTGCTGATCACCGGCGCCGGCGGTTCAATCGGCAGCGAACTCTGTCGCCAGCTCGCCCGCTTCGCACCGGCGCGGCTGGTGCTGGTGGAGACGAGCGAGTTCGCGCTGTACAACATCGAGCAGTGGTTCCGCATCCACAAGCCCGAAACGCAGATCGTGCCGCTGGCCGGTGACGTGAAGGACGCGGCGCGACTCGAGGAGATCTTCGCCAACTGGAAGCCGCAACTGGTCTTCCACGCCGCCGCCTACAAGCACGTGCCGCTCATGGAGGTCGGCAACGCCTGGCAGGCAGTGCGCAACAACGTGCTCGGCACGCTGCTGGTGGCAGCGCACGCGCAGCGCCACGGCGCCGAGCGCTTCGTGCTGATCTCCACCGACAAGGCGGTGAACCCCACCAACGTGATGGGCGCCACCAAACGCCTCGCCGAGATGGCCTGCGAGGCACTGCACAGTTCGGGCAAGGGCGGCACGCAGATGGAGATGGTGCGCTTCGGCAACGTTCTGGGCAGCACCGGAAGCGTGATCCCCAAGTTCGCCGAACAGATCGCCCGCGGCGGGCCGGTGACGGTGACCCACCCGGAAATCAACCGCTACTTCATGTCCATCCCCGAGGCAGCGCAGCTGGTACTACAGGCTGCGGCCATGGGCCATGGCGGCGAGATCTTCGTGCTTGACATGGGCGAGCCGGTGAAGATCGTCGACCTCGCGCGCAACATGATCCGGCTGTCGGGCTATACGGAAGACGAGATCCGCATCGAGTTCACCGGGCTACGGCCGGGCGAGAAGCTGTACGAGGAGTTGCTGGCGGATGCGGAGGAAACGCGCGAGACACCGCACCCCAAGCTGCGCATCGCGCGCTCGCGTCCGGTGGCCGAGACCTTCCTGGACGAGTTGGGCACCTGGCTGTCGCAGACGGGGCCGGTGAGCGATGATGAGGTGCGCGAGGGTCTGAAGCGCTGGGTGCCGGAGTATGAACCCGCGAGGCATTGA